From one Caldithrix abyssi DSM 13497 genomic stretch:
- the hemA gene encoding glutamyl-tRNA reductase: protein MNTHIPLSLIGISHKTAKVEIREELAFSREEQQKLLNELTLKFDLRGALVLSTCNRTELYLSGDLSDDQIKDLRRFLNDFKKCDYFTNDEVIYVLKGKEAVFHFFSVFAGMDSQILGEPQITGQVKDAYHFAYEAQKTDALLNKLFNYGLQAEKKVRTETFLSDGAVSVSYAGVELARKIFTNLDDKVALLIGAGETAELASQHFVEKGVGKILIVNRTYEKAVELARRFAGEAYNLSELTEIIEDVDIVISATSSADYVLTREMIEPVLKKRASRPLFLIDLAIPRDIDPELDELDFIYLYNLDDLNEVVQSNLSKRKKEIPKAEKIILHFVHEFVVWLSTHASSQIINRLRNYFNNLRQNELQRLRSRLPQEGFEHVEYLTESIINKILHQHIKLLKSNLKDSQKYEQYLEFLEELYEFEKKS from the coding sequence ATGAATACACATATTCCATTAAGTTTAATTGGGATCTCCCATAAAACGGCAAAAGTTGAAATTCGGGAAGAATTGGCTTTTTCCAGAGAAGAACAGCAAAAGCTATTAAACGAGCTAACGCTCAAATTCGATTTGCGCGGCGCGCTGGTGCTCTCCACCTGCAACCGCACGGAGCTTTATCTGAGCGGAGATCTTTCGGACGATCAGATTAAAGATTTGCGGCGTTTTTTAAATGACTTTAAAAAATGCGATTATTTTACGAACGATGAAGTCATTTATGTTCTGAAAGGCAAAGAAGCCGTTTTTCATTTTTTCAGTGTCTTTGCCGGGATGGATTCGCAGATTTTAGGCGAGCCGCAAATTACCGGCCAGGTAAAAGATGCCTACCATTTTGCCTACGAAGCGCAAAAGACCGATGCTTTACTCAACAAGTTGTTTAACTATGGCCTGCAAGCTGAGAAAAAAGTGCGCACCGAGACCTTTCTTTCCGATGGCGCCGTATCTGTCAGTTATGCCGGCGTGGAACTGGCGCGTAAAATTTTTACCAATTTAGATGATAAAGTTGCTTTGCTGATCGGCGCCGGCGAAACAGCCGAACTGGCCTCCCAGCACTTTGTGGAAAAAGGCGTGGGCAAAATACTAATTGTCAACCGCACTTATGAAAAGGCAGTGGAACTGGCCAGACGTTTTGCCGGCGAAGCCTACAATTTAAGCGAACTAACGGAAATCATCGAGGATGTGGATATTGTGATTTCTGCCACCTCCAGCGCCGATTACGTTTTAACACGAGAAATGATCGAACCCGTTCTGAAAAAACGCGCCAGCCGTCCTTTATTTTTAATCGATCTGGCCATCCCGCGGGATATTGATCCGGAGCTGGATGAGCTGGATTTTATTTATCTGTACAACCTGGACGATTTGAACGAAGTGGTACAAAGCAATTTGAGCAAACGAAAGAAAGAAATTCCTAAAGCGGAAAAAATCATACTTCACTTCGTGCATGAGTTCGTCGTCTGGCTATCCACTCACGCCTCATCACAGATTATCAATCGCTTAAGAAATTATTTTAACAACTTGCGTCAAAATGAATTACAAAGGCTGCGTTCCCGTCTGCCGCAAGAGGGCTTTGAGCATGTTGAATACTTAACCGAAAGCATCATTAATAAAATACTGCATCAACACATCAAGCTGTTAAAATCCAATTTAAAGGATTCGCAAAAGTACGAACAATATCTGGAATTTCTGGAAGAACTTTATGAATTTGAAAAGAAATCGTGA
- a CDS encoding cytochrome C assembly family protein — protein sequence MQTFSLVLSYLLPVFYLIVLSIYYRIYFGNGRKYENRTKIILLLLIIVHGAEIVVRQLFLKAMPLSSTFDALSFLGFSILLVYYIIEKTFENRASGFFILLFAFFPVLISAFQHDWQAESNPLLSDPTFTIHASLNIIGYTALAISAIYALLYLIQYRNIKEKRFTKIFDQLPAVSYLESMSKRAVLIGIILMGIGIFLGHVQTRRAFGQFFYPDPKVIITDLIWLSYLIVYVASHFKKWSARIMAYLSIFGFIILLTGMVIALVVGKSFHEFY from the coding sequence ATGCAAACATTTAGTCTGGTACTCAGTTATTTGCTTCCCGTTTTCTATTTAATTGTTCTGAGCATCTATTATCGCATCTATTTTGGCAATGGAAGAAAGTACGAAAACCGAACCAAAATCATTTTGCTCCTTTTAATTATCGTTCATGGTGCAGAAATTGTGGTGCGTCAGCTTTTTTTAAAAGCCATGCCGCTCTCTTCGACCTTCGACGCGCTTTCATTTCTGGGGTTTTCCATTCTGCTGGTTTATTACATTATCGAAAAGACTTTTGAGAACCGGGCTTCCGGCTTTTTTATTCTGTTGTTTGCCTTTTTTCCGGTTCTGATTTCCGCTTTTCAGCACGACTGGCAGGCTGAGTCCAATCCTTTACTCAGCGATCCTACATTTACGATTCATGCTTCCTTAAACATCATTGGCTACACGGCATTAGCGATTAGCGCCATTTACGCTTTGCTCTATCTAATTCAGTACCGAAATATCAAAGAAAAACGATTTACAAAAATATTCGATCAGCTTCCGGCGGTGAGTTATCTTGAAAGTATGAGTAAAAGAGCCGTTTTAATAGGAATAATACTGATGGGCATCGGAATTTTTCTGGGACACGTGCAAACCCGACGGGCATTTGGTCAATTTTTTTATCCTGATCCAAAGGTCATTATTACGGATTTGATCTGGCTGTCCTATCTAATCGTTTACGTGGCGTCGCATTTTAAAAAATGGTCGGCGCGCATTATGGCCTATCTTTCAATTTTCGGTTTTATAATTCTTTTAACGGGAATGGTGATCGCGCTTGTCGTTGGAAAATCGTTTCATGAATTCTATTAA
- a CDS encoding class I SAM-dependent methyltransferase: MYEQFARYYDLIFPFRDATYRFLKSWLKNDRNRILDLGCGTGGYLARFAQEGHEVVGIDLNETMLQMAKQRCPQGTWLALDLKNLDELPARLPRDRNERFDLIFCTGNVLSYLAPDELGQAIGAIFNLLKPQGHWIFQVVNWQNILRQTTFVFPVIENREQGVRFIRAYNNLTPAGAIFQTRLEKDGKIIFEDAHRLFAHNSHDLRALHEKNNFKKVGFYGDFKKAPFQPDESGALIGVFKKEN; encoded by the coding sequence ATGTACGAACAATTTGCCAGATATTACGATTTGATTTTTCCCTTTCGCGATGCGACCTACCGCTTTTTGAAGAGTTGGCTAAAAAATGATCGAAATCGAATTCTTGATCTGGGATGTGGCACGGGGGGATATCTTGCCCGCTTTGCGCAGGAAGGACATGAAGTGGTGGGGATCGATCTCAATGAAACCATGCTGCAAATGGCCAAACAGAGATGTCCGCAGGGAACCTGGCTGGCGTTGGATTTAAAAAACCTGGATGAATTGCCCGCTCGTTTACCCCGGGATCGAAATGAACGATTTGATCTCATTTTTTGTACGGGAAACGTATTATCGTATCTCGCGCCGGACGAACTTGGTCAGGCCATTGGCGCTATTTTTAATTTGCTTAAGCCGCAGGGGCACTGGATTTTTCAGGTGGTAAACTGGCAGAATATTTTACGGCAAACAACGTTTGTCTTTCCTGTTATTGAAAACAGGGAACAGGGGGTGCGGTTTATTCGCGCCTACAACAATCTTACGCCGGCGGGCGCCATTTTTCAAACCAGATTAGAAAAAGACGGGAAAATTATTTTTGAAGACGCCCACCGTTTGTTCGCTCATAATTCCCATGATCTACGGGCTTTGCATGAAAAGAACAATTTTAAAAAGGTCGGTTTTTACGGAGATTTTAAGAAGGCCCCCTTTCAGCCGGATGAATCGGGAGCTTTGATCGGCGTTTTTAAAAAAGAGAATTAA
- the rpsU gene encoding 30S ribosomal protein S21 encodes MITVHVPNYGNFESALKAFNRKVRKAQIIEICHKKSHYISPSQKRHRARLKWRKKMMNS; translated from the coding sequence ATGATAACCGTGCATGTGCCAAATTACGGGAATTTTGAATCTGCCTTAAAAGCCTTTAACCGGAAAGTTCGCAAAGCGCAAATCATAGAAATCTGTCACAAAAAGTCCCATTACATCAGTCCAAGCCAGAAACGCCACCGCGCCAGGCTCAAATGGCGCAAGAAGATGATGAATAGCTGA
- the fmt gene encoding methionyl-tRNA formyltransferase, giving the protein MKLVFMGTPDFARTSLKKLIHSPHEVVAVVTVPDKPQGRGQKLKPSPVKQLAVDLGLPVLQPVKLRDPQFVEQLKQFNADAFVVVAFKILPPEVFNIPPKGTVNLHASLLPRYRGAAPINWAIINGETETGVTTILINERVDEGNMLLQKSVPIAPDMTAGELHDLLAEIGADVLVETLNRLEANDIVPVKQDEGQATRAPKITRKICHLNFNQTAQKVHNWIRGLSPYPAAYCYWQGKLLKIFRSRPVARLSDDVPPGTVVKVFKNGFTVKCASGAVDIFEVQVQGKKRMTVEDFLNGYRLQAGQLLE; this is encoded by the coding sequence ATGAAACTTGTTTTTATGGGGACGCCTGATTTTGCCAGGACGTCCCTTAAAAAATTAATTCATTCTCCACATGAGGTTGTGGCTGTTGTCACGGTGCCGGATAAGCCTCAGGGAAGAGGACAAAAATTAAAACCTTCGCCGGTTAAACAACTGGCCGTTGATCTGGGCCTACCAGTGCTGCAGCCGGTAAAATTGCGCGATCCGCAATTTGTCGAACAGCTCAAGCAGTTCAATGCCGATGCTTTTGTGGTGGTTGCCTTTAAAATTCTTCCGCCAGAAGTCTTCAACATTCCGCCAAAAGGCACGGTAAATTTACACGCCTCGCTTTTGCCCCGTTACCGCGGAGCCGCTCCCATCAACTGGGCGATCATAAACGGCGAAACGGAAACAGGCGTTACCACCATTTTAATCAATGAACGCGTTGACGAAGGCAACATGCTTTTGCAAAAATCGGTGCCCATTGCTCCGGATATGACGGCCGGCGAATTGCACGATTTGCTGGCTGAAATTGGCGCCGATGTACTGGTGGAAACTCTGAACAGACTTGAAGCCAATGATATCGTTCCAGTAAAGCAGGATGAAGGGCAGGCAACCAGAGCGCCCAAGATTACGAGAAAAATATGCCATCTAAATTTTAACCAAACGGCGCAAAAGGTGCACAACTGGATCAGAGGCCTGAGCCCTTATCCGGCCGCTTACTGCTATTGGCAGGGGAAGCTATTGAAAATCTTTCGCTCCCGCCCGGTAGCCCGTTTATCAGACGATGTGCCGCCGGGTACTGTGGTTAAAGTGTTTAAAAACGGCTTTACGGTGAAATGCGCTTCAGGAGCGGTTGATATCTTCGAGGTGCAGGTACAGGGCAAAAAACGGATGACCGTGGAAGATTTTTTGAACGGTTATCGCTTACAGGCAGGACAATTGCTGGAATAG
- the yajC gene encoding preprotein translocase subunit YajC, with amino-acid sequence MLQFIMLMAPANQGGAGGGGNPLVAFLPFILIIVIMYFLMIRPQAKRQKEKQKMLEALQKGDQVITMGGIHGKVVGFTDDNKTVIIKVDDNVKLNIERSAINVVKKSGSKN; translated from the coding sequence ATGTTACAGTTTATCATGTTAATGGCCCCGGCCAATCAGGGAGGCGCAGGTGGCGGTGGCAATCCGCTGGTTGCCTTTTTACCTTTTATTCTGATCATTGTGATCATGTATTTTTTAATGATACGTCCTCAGGCCAAGCGCCAGAAAGAAAAGCAAAAGATGCTGGAAGCCTTGCAAAAAGGCGATCAGGTCATCACCATGGGCGGCATTCACGGCAAAGTGGTTGGCTTTACCGACGATAACAAAACGGTTATTATTAAAGTTGACGACAATGTTAAACTTAATATCGAACGTTCCGCAATCAACGTGGTAAAAAAGTCCGGTAGCAAAAACTAA
- the tgt gene encoding tRNA guanosine(34) transglycosylase Tgt, producing MFFDLKHTDVNSKARAGVLNTDHGSIETPIFMPVGTQGTVKALSPRDLKEVNASIILGNTYHLYMRPGHRLIEKMGGLHRFMGWDRAILTDSGGFQVFSLKELRKIDDEGILFQSHLDGSYHKFTPQLVLEIQRSLGSDIMMVLDECPPYPSTRDYALKSNQLTIDWARQAREIFSGWQPLYGHRQWLFAIVQGGTFKDIREQSARALMELDFPGYAIGGLAVGEPKDEMFDITDFCTEILPEQKPRYLMGVGMPDDILEAIERGVDMFDCVIPTRNARNGTVFTTEGKMVLKSARFKEDTKPVDANCQCYTCKNFSRAYLRHLYNANEILGLTLATIHNVHFYLWLVRQARKAILQDNYVSWKERILQKITRVVEN from the coding sequence ATGTTTTTTGATTTAAAGCACACGGACGTCAATAGTAAGGCCAGAGCGGGCGTACTGAACACCGATCATGGTTCCATCGAAACCCCAATCTTTATGCCCGTTGGTACTCAGGGAACGGTGAAAGCGCTTTCGCCCAGAGATTTAAAAGAGGTCAACGCCTCGATTATCCTTGGCAATACGTATCATTTGTACATGAGGCCGGGACATCGGTTGATTGAAAAGATGGGCGGCTTGCATCGCTTTATGGGCTGGGATCGCGCTATTTTGACGGACAGCGGAGGATTTCAGGTATTTAGTTTAAAAGAGTTGCGCAAAATCGATGACGAGGGAATCCTGTTCCAATCGCACCTGGACGGTTCTTACCATAAATTTACGCCCCAGCTGGTGCTGGAAATTCAACGAAGTTTGGGTAGCGATATTATGATGGTGCTGGATGAGTGTCCGCCATATCCTTCGACCAGAGATTACGCGCTTAAATCAAACCAATTGACCATTGACTGGGCGCGTCAGGCACGGGAGATCTTTAGCGGCTGGCAGCCGCTGTATGGGCACAGGCAGTGGCTGTTTGCCATTGTTCAGGGCGGTACTTTTAAAGACATCAGAGAACAGAGCGCCAGGGCATTAATGGAACTGGATTTTCCGGGATATGCCATTGGCGGACTGGCCGTGGGCGAGCCAAAGGATGAGATGTTTGACATTACAGATTTTTGCACGGAAATTTTACCAGAGCAAAAACCGCGATATTTAATGGGCGTGGGAATGCCAGACGATATTCTGGAAGCGATTGAGCGCGGCGTGGATATGTTCGACTGTGTGATACCCACGCGCAATGCACGCAATGGAACTGTTTTTACAACCGAAGGTAAAATGGTTCTGAAATCGGCGCGCTTTAAGGAAGATACGAAGCCTGTTGACGCCAATTGCCAGTGCTACACCTGTAAAAATTTTTCCAGAGCCTATTTAAGGCATCTTTACAATGCCAATGAAATTCTGGGATTAACCCTGGCCACCATTCACAATGTCCATTTTTACCTGTGGCTGGTGCGTCAGGCCCGAAAAGCAATATTACAGGATAACTATGTGAGCTGGAAAGAGCGCATATTACAAAAAATAACCAGAGTCGTAGAAAACTAA
- a CDS encoding ROK family transcriptional regulator yields MIREAGYGPKLVREFNELNILRFIKNDGPLSRAELAKRYRLSKAAVSEIISNLLEMGYIHEIGMGNSTKLGGRKPILLKFNPRSGFAIGIEIKRDHARVALSDLDAKIYNNDYFSFKPGAPLEEIVQQTFTYIDKFFKIDWVQRARPIGIGIAIPGLVNYKTGKIQESDTLKKWVGFPLKGKYESRYKIETFVENDVKAISLGEFHFGTGKTARDMVYLWVGDGVGAGIIINGELHRGVSASAGEVGYYDVGFLIREKGHCQLIYDGHKNFGDILSEKVLLEGAKRGLQGQFAGYLDADNLSVDYILEEAHNDNPLALQLVKEYGFLVGVVLTNLINTLNPELVVIGGQSIAHDPLLLKIIKDQIKHDILRTPSRIVKVKKAKLKENAAILGAVALVLEDLFYNQRLNISKYRELFRN; encoded by the coding sequence ATGATAAGAGAAGCAGGATATGGGCCAAAACTGGTTCGCGAATTCAATGAATTAAATATTTTACGCTTTATTAAAAACGACGGTCCGCTTTCACGAGCAGAACTGGCCAAGCGCTACCGGCTTTCGAAGGCTGCCGTTTCAGAAATCATCAGTAATCTTCTGGAAATGGGATATATTCATGAAATTGGCATGGGCAATTCCACCAAGCTGGGCGGTCGCAAACCCATTTTATTGAAATTCAATCCGCGCTCCGGCTTTGCGATAGGAATCGAAATTAAGCGCGACCACGCCAGAGTGGCGCTGAGCGATCTGGACGCTAAAATTTACAATAATGATTATTTTTCATTTAAACCGGGCGCGCCATTGGAAGAAATTGTTCAACAGACCTTTACTTACATCGATAAGTTTTTTAAGATCGATTGGGTGCAAAGAGCCAGACCCATAGGGATTGGCATCGCCATTCCGGGACTGGTTAATTATAAGACGGGTAAGATTCAGGAGTCGGATACGCTTAAAAAATGGGTTGGTTTTCCTTTAAAAGGAAAATACGAAAGCCGCTATAAAATTGAAACCTTTGTCGAAAATGACGTGAAGGCCATCAGCCTTGGTGAGTTTCATTTTGGCACGGGAAAAACAGCGCGCGATATGGTCTATTTGTGGGTCGGCGATGGCGTTGGCGCAGGTATTATCATTAATGGCGAACTGCATCGCGGCGTTTCGGCTTCCGCCGGAGAGGTTGGTTATTACGATGTCGGTTTCCTGATTCGCGAAAAAGGTCATTGTCAACTAATTTACGACGGCCATAAAAACTTTGGCGATATTCTTTCTGAAAAAGTGCTTCTGGAAGGGGCAAAACGCGGACTGCAAGGACAGTTTGCCGGTTATCTGGACGCCGATAATTTAAGCGTCGATTATATTCTGGAAGAGGCCCATAATGACAATCCTCTCGCCTTGCAACTGGTCAAAGAATACGGCTTTTTAGTCGGTGTGGTGTTAACCAATCTTATCAACACACTCAATCCGGAACTGGTTGTCATCGGAGGGCAGTCCATTGCCCACGACCCCTTGCTTTTAAAAATCATCAAGGATCAGATAAAACACGACATTTTGCGTACCCCCAGTCGCATCGTCAAGGTGAAAAAGGCCAAATTAAAGGAAAATGCGGCCATTCTGGGCGCCGTTGCGTTAGTGCTGGAAGACCTTTTTTACAATCAGCGCCTCAATATTTCTAAATATCGCGAACTCTTCAGAAATTAA
- a CDS encoding DUF4954 family protein: MDRVILDKLENFSIDFVPRKFLVDKENPYLLRNRQSDSSRFRNLTSREIEILVKHNNSAESWDRVLVTDHFNPNLVKNCEFWGLVRIGDLQSGYLAYHKLRLPVGLYNSTIISCDLGDNVVVRNVRYLSHYIIGHHTILFNLDEMITVDNAKFGNGIVKEGETEDVRIWIELANENGNRAILPFVGILPADAYIWSRNRADRKFQQKLKELTDKLGDTRRGYYGEVGDHCVIKNSRIIKNVNFGSYCYVKGANKLKNLTIQSSADEPSQIGEGVELVNGIIGYGNRIFYGVKAVRFITGRNVQLKYGARLLNSFLGDNSTISCCEVLNNLIFPFHEQHHNNSFLIAATVQGQANIAAGATIGSNHNSRAPDGEIIAERGFWPGLCSNFKHNSYFAPFALVAKGTYYSELNIKLPFALVSPADKANEINIYPGYWFKHNMYALARNSWKFKNRDKRVIKEQHIETDYLAPDTVESMISGIEILRQGICQAAGKEFSIAEIIEQQNSIDGKLQVVLNDFVYHGKARVLKPAQGLHLYYQMIAYYGGLALYEFLKTQSFKSEKELAAALQERLTEHHRKWVNLGGQLVPAAEVQKLIDDIKSGLLDSWQKIHERYDRLWEAYPRQKWSHAVYSLLDLYEITPHDLTFERLRKILKHVKEIAGQLLKNAFKSREKDYTNPYRKMTYENEQEMEAVLGKIEDNSFLVEFENEVKEMQQQIDGILAKLV; the protein is encoded by the coding sequence ATGGACAGGGTGATACTGGATAAATTAGAAAACTTTAGCATCGATTTTGTGCCCCGCAAATTTCTGGTGGACAAAGAAAATCCCTACCTTTTAAGAAATCGTCAGAGCGATTCAAGCCGCTTCCGAAACCTTACTTCCAGGGAAATCGAAATCCTGGTCAAACACAACAATTCGGCCGAAAGCTGGGACAGGGTGCTGGTTACAGATCATTTTAATCCCAACCTGGTAAAAAATTGTGAGTTCTGGGGCCTGGTGCGCATCGGCGATCTTCAATCGGGCTATCTGGCTTACCACAAATTACGCCTGCCCGTGGGACTTTACAACAGCACCATCATCTCCTGCGATTTAGGCGATAATGTGGTTGTGCGGAATGTAAGATATCTATCGCATTACATTATTGGTCATCACACTATTTTATTCAATCTGGATGAAATGATCACGGTAGATAACGCCAAGTTCGGGAACGGAATCGTTAAAGAAGGCGAAACAGAGGATGTGCGCATCTGGATTGAACTGGCCAACGAGAACGGCAACAGAGCCATTTTGCCCTTTGTGGGCATTTTGCCGGCCGATGCTTACATCTGGTCCAGAAACCGGGCTGACAGGAAATTTCAACAAAAGCTCAAGGAACTGACCGATAAATTAGGCGATACGCGTCGCGGCTATTACGGCGAGGTGGGAGACCACTGTGTCATTAAAAACAGCCGCATCATCAAAAACGTTAATTTTGGTTCCTATTGTTACGTAAAAGGCGCCAATAAATTAAAAAACCTAACCATTCAATCCAGCGCCGACGAACCTTCTCAAATTGGTGAAGGCGTGGAGCTGGTTAACGGAATTATTGGTTACGGGAACAGAATTTTTTACGGGGTTAAAGCGGTACGATTTATTACAGGACGAAATGTTCAGCTAAAATACGGCGCCCGGCTTTTAAACTCCTTTTTGGGCGATAACTCCACCATCTCCTGTTGCGAGGTGCTCAACAACCTGATCTTTCCCTTCCACGAACAGCACCACAACAACTCCTTTTTGATTGCGGCCACCGTTCAGGGGCAGGCCAATATTGCGGCCGGAGCCACCATCGGCTCCAATCACAACTCCCGCGCTCCGGACGGAGAAATCATCGCCGAACGCGGGTTTTGGCCAGGGCTGTGCAGTAATTTTAAACACAACAGCTATTTTGCACCCTTTGCCCTGGTTGCCAAGGGTACCTACTACAGCGAACTAAACATTAAACTGCCCTTTGCCCTGGTGAGTCCTGCAGACAAAGCGAACGAGATCAATATCTATCCCGGCTACTGGTTTAAACACAATATGTACGCCCTGGCGCGCAACAGCTGGAAATTTAAAAATAGAGACAAACGGGTAATCAAAGAACAGCACATCGAAACGGATTATCTTGCGCCGGACACGGTAGAATCCATGATCAGCGGCATAGAAATTCTGCGGCAGGGCATTTGCCAGGCTGCCGGAAAAGAATTTTCCATCGCGGAAATCATCGAACAACAAAACAGTATTGATGGCAAACTGCAGGTTGTTTTGAATGATTTTGTTTACCACGGAAAAGCCCGTGTGTTAAAGCCGGCTCAGGGACTGCATCTTTATTATCAAATGATCGCCTATTACGGCGGGCTGGCCTTGTACGAATTTTTGAAAACGCAGTCGTTTAAATCCGAAAAAGAACTGGCGGCCGCTTTACAAGAACGCTTAACCGAACATCACCGAAAGTGGGTCAATTTAGGCGGACAACTGGTTCCGGCAGCAGAGGTGCAAAAATTAATCGACGATATTAAATCCGGTTTGCTCGATTCCTGGCAAAAAATTCATGAGCGGTACGACCGGTTGTGGGAAGCATATCCACGGCAAAAATGGTCGCATGCTGTTTACAGTCTTTTAGACCTGTATGAAATTACGCCCCATGATCTGACCTTTGAACGGCTGCGCAAAATTTTAAAGCATGTGAAAGAAATAGCCGGACAACTATTAAAAAACGCCTTTAAATCCAGAGAAAAGGATTACACCAATCCATATCGTAAAATGACCTATGAGAATGAGCAGGAGATGGAAGCGGTTCTGGGTAAAATCGAGGACAACAGCTTTTTAGTGGAGTTTGAAAACGAAGTCAAAGAAATGCAGCAACAAATTGACGGAATTCTCGCCAAATTGGTTTGA
- a CDS encoding LOG family protein, with product MATNRKKPEKAYKNLQFLTSPEARPIRILAEFTEPSVRFRKFGIHSTVVFFGSARVRPHDVAKKELKVIADAYEEHPSEELEKELSAARLRLRLSKYYEDATELARLLTEWAIEKGNGKQALYVCTGGGPGIMEAANKGAYLAGGKSIGLNISLPHEQEPNPYISEELGFEFHYFFMRKYWLVYLSKALIIFPGGFGTLDELMEVLTLLQTGKIHRPLPIVVFGQDYWQEIIDFEAMARWGTIAFNDLNFFKFVNSAEEGFHYLKKHLEKWVTSDLDPENEVRFSR from the coding sequence ATGGCTACCAACAGAAAAAAACCGGAAAAAGCATATAAAAATCTTCAATTTTTAACCAGTCCGGAGGCGCGTCCCATCCGCATTCTGGCTGAATTCACTGAGCCCAGCGTTCGCTTTCGTAAATTTGGCATTCACAGCACCGTTGTATTTTTTGGTTCGGCGCGCGTCAGGCCGCACGATGTGGCCAAAAAGGAATTAAAAGTCATTGCGGATGCGTACGAGGAACACCCCTCCGAAGAGCTGGAAAAAGAACTGTCTGCTGCCAGGTTACGCCTGCGCCTTTCCAAATATTACGAAGACGCCACAGAGCTGGCCCGGCTGCTCACCGAATGGGCCATCGAAAAAGGCAACGGAAAGCAGGCCCTTTATGTTTGCACCGGCGGCGGACCGGGCATTATGGAAGCGGCCAATAAAGGCGCCTATCTGGCAGGCGGTAAATCCATCGGCCTTAACATCTCTCTTCCACATGAACAGGAACCCAATCCTTACATTTCTGAAGAATTGGGTTTTGAATTTCACTATTTTTTCATGCGTAAATACTGGCTGGTATATCTTTCTAAAGCGTTGATTATTTTTCCGGGCGGCTTTGGTACGCTGGATGAGTTAATGGAAGTATTGACCTTACTACAAACCGGCAAGATCCACCGACCGCTGCCTATTGTCGTTTTCGGGCAGGATTACTGGCAGGAAATCATCGACTTTGAAGCCATGGCCCGCTGGGGAACCATTGCTTTCAATGATCTTAACTTTTTTAAATTCGTGAATTCAGCGGAAGAAGGATTTCATTACTTAAAAAAACATCTTGAAAAATGGGTAACCAGCGACCTGGATCCTGAAAATGAAGTCAGGTTTTCACGGTAG
- a CDS encoding NAD(+)/NADH kinase, whose translation MEKKPVTIGILVNPRKEQILIPLKILDDWKKENSAREISVLLCSFDSPFIREGQFPYLKIQPVQKIIESADLILALGGDGTILRSVQFIGRRQIPIMGVNLGGLGFLAETSPEEVIQHVENFLNGACVVERRSLLQCEVLDSDEKYFAFNDFVVDKAGFSRVIEIVTRVDGKLLNSYIADALIISTPTGSTAYSLSAGGPIVVPETNVFIVNPICPHSLTNRPVVVPDNSTIMLTVYTEFKEIKLFRDGQLMKSFPNGTRFKLSRAPFVVKLVKMQDKSFYETLRSKLHWGEDFRDKKRWSYQNGKNQSE comes from the coding sequence ATGGAAAAGAAACCCGTTACCATTGGCATTTTAGTCAATCCGCGTAAAGAACAAATTTTAATCCCTCTCAAAATTTTAGATGACTGGAAAAAAGAAAATTCCGCCCGGGAAATTTCTGTATTACTTTGTTCTTTCGATTCGCCTTTCATTCGGGAGGGGCAATTTCCCTATTTAAAAATACAGCCTGTGCAAAAGATTATCGAAAGCGCCGATTTAATTCTGGCTCTGGGCGGCGATGGTACGATTTTACGCTCTGTGCAGTTTATTGGCCGACGACAGATTCCCATCATGGGCGTGAACCTGGGCGGACTGGGATTTTTAGCCGAAACGTCGCCCGAAGAGGTCATCCAGCATGTGGAAAATTTTTTGAACGGCGCCTGCGTGGTCGAAAGAAGATCGCTACTGCAGTGTGAAGTGTTGGATAGCGATGAAAAATACTTTGCCTTTAACGATTTTGTGGTCGATAAGGCAGGCTTTTCAAGAGTGATTGAAATCGTGACGCGGGTAGATGGCAAACTGCTTAACTCTTACATTGCCGATGCCTTAATCATCTCCACGCCCACGGGTTCTACGGCGTATTCGCTCTCGGCCGGCGGACCGATCGTCGTGCCCGAAACCAATGTTTTTATTGTCAATCCCATTTGCCCGCATTCTTTAACCAATCGGCCGGTGGTGGTGCCGGACAACAGCACCATCATGTTAACCGTTTATACCGAGTTTAAAGAGATCAAATTGTTTCGCGACGGCCAGTTGATGAAGAGCTTTCCCAACGGTACGCGATTTAAATTGAGTCGCGCCCCCTTTGTGGTAAAACTGGTTAAAATGCAGGATAAAAGTTTTTACGAGACCCTGCGCAGCAAATTACACTGGGGCGAAGACTTCAGAGATAAAAAACGCTGGTCATACCAGAACGGTAAAAACCAATCGGAATAA